One window from the genome of Haloprofundus halobius encodes:
- a CDS encoding helix-turn-helix domain-containing protein, with translation MLIAELTLSTSILETTLTSAPGVTVALDQQYARECGTVLLQVRATGDGLATFHAALDDDPTVADADVLDEADDWRQYRITLSPEGADASTYYIRTELDAVMLAAEANADGWSLRMQFPNRASVSAYRQRCIDTGLSFRLHRLYRASTRGQGQYGLTDAQRDVLTEAVDAGYFEVPRRCSLADLGDEFDVSGQAVSERLRRGLQTLLQNTVSDGDSANPSSTDRTTDRETRDGTAD, from the coding sequence ATGCTCATCGCCGAACTCACCCTCTCGACGTCGATCCTCGAAACGACGTTGACGAGCGCTCCGGGCGTCACCGTCGCGCTGGACCAGCAGTACGCGCGGGAGTGCGGGACGGTCCTCCTGCAGGTTCGAGCCACGGGTGACGGTCTCGCCACGTTCCACGCGGCGCTCGACGACGACCCGACCGTCGCGGACGCCGACGTCCTCGACGAGGCCGACGACTGGCGACAGTACCGCATCACGCTCAGCCCCGAAGGCGCCGACGCCTCGACGTACTACATCCGCACGGAACTGGACGCGGTGATGCTCGCCGCGGAGGCCAACGCCGACGGGTGGTCGCTCCGGATGCAGTTTCCCAACCGGGCGTCCGTCTCGGCGTACCGCCAGCGCTGTATCGACACCGGACTCTCGTTTCGGCTCCACCGACTCTACCGCGCGTCGACTCGCGGGCAGGGACAGTACGGTCTCACCGACGCCCAACGCGACGTGTTGACCGAGGCCGTCGACGCGGGCTACTTCGAGGTACCGCGCCGGTGTTCGCTCGCCGATCTCGGCGACGAATTCGACGTCTCCGGACAGGCGGTGTCCGAGCGCCTCCGCCGCGGACTCCAGACGCTGTTGCAGAACACGGTGTCGGACGGCGATTCCGCGAATCCGTCGTCGACCGACCGGACGACGGACCGAGAGACGCGGGACGGCACCGCCGATTGA
- a CDS encoding DUF3194 domain-containing protein — protein sequence MSADVEPSDDEIVETAADAAEGVIFAHYSQSAVRDMDVTVTFEDGVLDVDVYLNAPDDDVDPETVADEAALAARDAVDGLFAATESSSE from the coding sequence ATGAGCGCCGACGTCGAACCAAGCGACGACGAAATCGTCGAAACGGCCGCCGACGCCGCCGAGGGCGTCATCTTCGCTCACTACAGCCAGTCAGCGGTGCGTGACATGGACGTGACGGTCACGTTCGAGGACGGCGTCTTGGACGTGGACGTGTATCTGAACGCGCCCGACGACGACGTCGACCCCGAAACCGTCGCCGACGAGGCCGCGCTGGCGGCGCGCGACGCCGTCGACGGCCTGTTCGCCGCGACCGAGTCGTCGAGCGAGTGA
- a CDS encoding DUF2103 domain-containing protein → MHCGRCGTPLEKPGDYCLTCRTGNCDAVVLDCSRDRATLTFLDEETIIGETTVTTMPETGEESGVVELRNFAGRVADEIRRKRPETVYAAGDREVIRETRAQLHYEFYRVRDGDPVEAVLESRGERTLEVVEASPGEKLGGSHTTLIGGRNGRKAIGVVAGHPHVKKIVPGPIDAGGKGSRTSLRAKVTRADDNGNVRLLLRDGSSVQENRVVTTAMDRETGERVRDDLNEALVDAELRSAD, encoded by the coding sequence ATGCACTGCGGCCGGTGCGGCACGCCGTTGGAGAAACCCGGAGACTACTGTCTGACCTGCCGCACCGGCAACTGCGACGCCGTCGTCCTCGACTGTTCGCGCGACCGCGCGACGCTCACGTTTCTCGACGAAGAGACCATTATCGGCGAGACGACGGTGACGACGATGCCCGAGACGGGCGAGGAGTCCGGCGTCGTCGAACTGCGGAACTTCGCCGGGCGCGTCGCCGACGAGATCCGGCGCAAGCGCCCCGAGACGGTGTACGCCGCGGGCGACCGCGAGGTCATCCGCGAGACGCGCGCGCAACTGCACTACGAGTTCTACCGCGTCCGCGACGGCGACCCCGTCGAGGCCGTACTGGAGAGCCGCGGCGAACGCACGCTCGAAGTCGTCGAGGCGTCGCCGGGCGAGAAACTCGGCGGGTCGCACACGACGCTCATCGGCGGGCGAAACGGTCGCAAGGCCATCGGCGTCGTCGCCGGCCACCCGCACGTCAAGAAGATCGTGCCCGGCCCCATCGACGCCGGGGGGAAGGGGTCGCGGACGAGCCTCCGCGCGAAGGTGACGCGCGCCGACGACAACGGCAACGTCCGCCTGCTGTTGCGTGACGGGTCGAGCGTGCAGGAGAACCGCGTGGTGACGACGGCGATGGACAGAGAGACGGGCGAACGCGTCCGCGACGACCTGAACGAGGCGCTCGTCGACGCGGAACTCCGATCCGCAGACTGA
- a CDS encoding prefoldin subunit beta, whose translation MQGNLPPEAQEKLEELQDLQETAQRVGTQKQQSESTLSESKTALEALDDIDEDATMYREVGELLVETEYDEAREQLEDRVESLEIRVEQLSKQEERVQDEFESLQTELQQMLQGGGAGGPGGMGGPGAGGA comes from the coding sequence ATGCAAGGAAATCTACCACCGGAAGCGCAGGAGAAGCTCGAAGAACTGCAGGACCTTCAGGAGACCGCACAGCGCGTCGGCACGCAGAAACAGCAGTCCGAGAGTACGCTCTCGGAGTCGAAGACGGCGCTCGAAGCGCTCGACGACATCGACGAGGACGCGACGATGTACCGCGAAGTCGGCGAACTGCTCGTCGAGACCGAGTACGACGAGGCCCGCGAGCAACTCGAAGACCGCGTCGAGAGCCTCGAGATTCGCGTCGAGCAGCTCTCGAAGCAGGAAGAACGCGTGCAGGACGAGTTCGAGAGTCTGCAGACGGAGCTCCAGCAGATGCTGCAGGGCGGCGGCGCGGGCGGTCCCGGCGGGATGGGCGGCCCCGGTGCAGGCGGCGCGTAG
- a CDS encoding DUF4336 domain-containing protein: MVAAHEPLERLDTGLWTYREPLRFFGLEIGRVMVVVRLSSGGLFVHSPAELTTDLRRALAELGDVRFVVPASKLHGHLYMEQYREAYPRAELLAAPGLDKRRTDLDFDGLLGGTSDPRWSADLDQTAFLGHRWLSEIEFYHRPSRTLILGDVCYHVTADAPFFTRLAARFAGIYGRLAMPPDLRRTIVNEAAARNSVRKMLAWEFDRVLVGHGSVVESEGRAAVREAFDWLL, translated from the coding sequence ATGGTCGCCGCTCACGAACCGCTCGAACGCCTCGACACCGGTCTCTGGACCTACCGCGAACCGCTGCGCTTCTTCGGCCTCGAAATCGGCCGCGTAATGGTCGTCGTCCGCCTCTCAAGTGGCGGTCTGTTCGTCCACTCGCCGGCCGAACTGACCACCGACCTCCGCCGGGCGTTGGCCGAACTCGGCGACGTACGGTTCGTCGTCCCGGCGAGCAAACTCCACGGTCACCTGTACATGGAGCAGTACCGCGAGGCGTACCCGCGCGCAGAGTTACTGGCTGCGCCGGGACTCGACAAGCGGCGAACCGACCTGGATTTCGACGGTCTCCTCGGCGGAACGTCCGACCCGCGGTGGAGCGCCGACCTCGACCAGACGGCGTTTCTCGGTCACCGCTGGCTCTCCGAAATCGAGTTCTACCACCGCCCGAGTCGAACGCTGATCCTCGGCGACGTCTGCTATCACGTTACTGCCGACGCACCGTTTTTCACCCGCCTCGCCGCTCGTTTCGCCGGAATCTACGGCCGCCTCGCAATGCCGCCGGACCTCCGTAGGACGATAGTAAACGAGGCGGCGGCGCGGAACTCGGTCCGAAAAATGCTCGCGTGGGAGTTCGACCGAGTGCTCGTCGGGCACGGGTCGGTGGTAGAGTCCGAGGGACGCGCGGCCGTTCGCGAGGCGTTCGACTGGTTGCTCTGA
- a CDS encoding DUF7344 domain-containing protein has protein sequence MCNNHTLGRQSDHPTHAPSTTVDRARLDEAFEALSNRRRRDVLYYLHQVNGEEVDVYDIADTMTAWEVDCRESVEPDHFRSLLVSLRHVHLPKLDDIGALSYDEQEGTVEQTESPILHDWVDLTAVEELR, from the coding sequence ATGTGCAACAACCACACGCTCGGACGCCAGAGCGACCATCCGACACACGCACCGTCTACGACCGTCGACCGCGCGCGCCTGGACGAAGCGTTCGAAGCGCTCTCGAACCGTCGCCGTCGCGACGTGCTGTACTACCTTCACCAGGTGAACGGGGAGGAGGTCGACGTGTACGACATCGCCGACACGATGACCGCGTGGGAGGTCGACTGTCGGGAGAGCGTCGAACCCGACCACTTCCGGAGTCTGCTGGTGTCGCTCCGACACGTCCACCTGCCGAAGCTCGACGATATCGGCGCGCTCTCGTACGACGAACAGGAGGGCACCGTCGAGCAGACGGAGAGTCCGATACTCCACGACTGGGTCGACCTCACAGCCGTCGAAGAGTTGCGGTAG
- a CDS encoding ATP-grasp domain-containing protein, giving the protein MTTVFVTDGQSRSALAVVRSLGRHGVRVVCGDSTRFATAFTSKHVDECTLYPDPNTRPAAFVGTLVDYLRDNDVDVLLPVGHESTRLVNRSRELLAEHTNVPVAGREEFDRFVRKDFVMSQAEKLDIPHPRTVFPESVDEACELVETLSFPVVVKLPSEAGSKGLQYVEEPAAFRETFLEVYRGGEMPIVQERIPSNGQGMGAAFLRWDGEIKARFAYRRLREFPPSGGPSTLRESIHDERLFEAGETLLDDVDWQGVAMVEFKNDPRTDTPKLLEVNPRFWGSLHLPYRCGVEFPWLLTQCALGEDPEPVTTYPTGVRCRFLLPGDVLNLLSRHDRAAVREFFPIREEGTYFDILDRSDPLPTLGRLAAIARYSVDYDMWRYAIVR; this is encoded by the coding sequence ATGACGACAGTGTTCGTTACGGACGGCCAGAGTCGTAGCGCTCTCGCCGTCGTCCGGTCGCTCGGCCGCCACGGCGTCCGCGTCGTCTGCGGCGATTCGACCCGGTTCGCGACCGCCTTCACGTCGAAACACGTCGACGAGTGCACCCTCTACCCGGACCCGAATACTCGTCCGGCCGCCTTCGTCGGGACGCTCGTCGACTACCTCCGCGACAACGACGTCGACGTACTGTTACCGGTCGGCCACGAGTCGACGCGACTGGTGAACCGGTCGCGGGAACTGCTGGCCGAGCACACCAACGTTCCAGTCGCCGGCAGGGAGGAGTTCGATCGGTTCGTGCGGAAGGACTTCGTGATGAGCCAGGCCGAGAAATTGGACATCCCGCATCCGCGAACGGTGTTCCCCGAGAGCGTCGACGAGGCGTGCGAACTGGTCGAGACGCTCTCGTTTCCGGTAGTCGTCAAACTCCCATCCGAGGCTGGGTCGAAGGGACTGCAGTACGTCGAGGAGCCGGCGGCGTTCCGCGAGACGTTCCTCGAAGTGTATCGGGGTGGAGAGATGCCCATCGTTCAGGAGCGGATTCCGAGCAACGGACAGGGGATGGGTGCGGCGTTTCTGCGGTGGGACGGCGAGATAAAAGCTCGGTTCGCGTACCGACGGCTGCGGGAGTTCCCGCCCAGCGGCGGGCCCTCGACGCTCCGCGAGAGCATCCACGACGAGCGACTGTTCGAGGCGGGCGAGACGCTGCTCGACGACGTCGACTGGCAGGGCGTCGCGATGGTGGAGTTCAAGAACGACCCGCGGACGGACACGCCGAAACTGCTCGAGGTGAACCCGCGATTTTGGGGTTCACTCCACCTGCCGTACCGGTGTGGCGTCGAGTTCCCGTGGTTGTTGACGCAGTGCGCGCTCGGAGAGGACCCCGAACCGGTGACGACGTATCCCACGGGAGTCCGGTGTCGCTTCCTCCTGCCGGGCGACGTGCTGAACCTGCTCAGTCGACACGACAGGGCGGCGGTTCGCGAGTTCTTCCCCATACGAGAGGAGGGGACGTACTTCGACATCCTCGACCGGTCGGACCCGCTGCCGACGCTCGGTCGACTCGCGGCGATCGCTCGCTACTCGGTCGACTACGACATGTGGCGCTACGCTATCGTTCGGTGA
- a CDS encoding HVO_0649 family zinc finger protein, translating into MAIRGRGGTTALDKLRSHYDRVDLRCPRCGYEDSDGRWTARTSGSQVLYRHVCPSCGEIRTRTLRLGR; encoded by the coding sequence ATGGCTATCAGAGGGCGAGGTGGAACGACGGCGCTGGACAAACTGCGGTCGCACTACGACCGAGTCGACCTGCGGTGTCCTCGGTGCGGCTACGAGGACAGCGACGGCCGGTGGACCGCCCGGACGAGCGGTTCGCAGGTGCTCTACCGACACGTCTGTCCGAGCTGCGGCGAGATTCGGACGCGGACGCTCCGACTCGGCCGGTGA
- a CDS encoding DNA-directed RNA polymerase subunit P — protein sequence MSYKCSRCKRDVELDEYGGVRCPYCGHRVLLKERARVVKEVDVK from the coding sequence ATGAGTTACAAATGCTCCCGCTGTAAGCGCGACGTCGAACTCGACGAGTACGGGGGCGTCCGTTGTCCGTACTGCGGTCACCGCGTACTCCTGAAGGAACGCGCCCGCGTCGTCAAAGAAGTCGACGTGAAGTGA
- a CDS encoding 50S ribosomal protein L37ae gives MADNKARQTGSSGRFGARYGRVARKRVSDIESEMRNASVDGDDVKRLGTGIWVNKETGEKFTGGAYRPETPGGRSVRRSIRAALDEDE, from the coding sequence ATGGCCGACAATAAGGCACGACAGACCGGTAGCTCGGGCCGCTTCGGCGCGCGCTACGGTCGCGTCGCGCGCAAGCGGGTCTCCGACATCGAATCCGAGATGCGAAACGCCAGCGTCGACGGCGACGACGTCAAACGCCTCGGTACGGGCATCTGGGTCAACAAAGAGACCGGCGAGAAGTTCACCGGCGGCGCGTACCGCCCCGAGACGCCCGGCGGACGCTCCGTCCGGCGCTCCATCCGCGCAGCGCTCGACGAAGACGAATAG
- a CDS encoding KEOPS complex subunit Pcc1: protein MSHLSVLRFSYPDERRARIVERSVRVEVGEIDDERSHASVAREGDTVEVRVEASDLVALRAGINSWTRMVAVAERVSGLGVADPQTGE, encoded by the coding sequence GTGTCGCATCTGAGCGTTCTCCGCTTTTCGTACCCCGACGAGCGACGCGCCCGTATCGTCGAACGGAGCGTCCGCGTCGAAGTCGGCGAGATCGACGACGAGCGGTCGCACGCGAGCGTCGCGAGAGAGGGCGACACCGTCGAAGTACGGGTCGAAGCCTCGGACCTCGTCGCGCTTCGCGCGGGCATCAACTCGTGGACCCGGATGGTCGCCGTCGCAGAGCGCGTGTCGGGACTGGGGGTCGCCGACCCGCAGACGGGAGAATAA
- a CDS encoding PEP/pyruvate-binding domain-containing protein, translating into MNEFEGDRSSSIYVTRLTDSEATDRALVGGKAANVARLVTAGFTVPDGFCVTTETYRELVDDEAIRASIRALSHVDPTNATALADAATTLRTQIRAQQFSPTVRDAIERAAAETANGVGEAFAVRSSATAEDLPDASFAGQQETYLNVRGRNELVDRVRDCVASLFTDRAIAYRAKNEIAHEGVSIAVVVQRMVDADVSGVLFTADPETGNRRVAAIEAGVGLGEALVSGEVTADAVRVDRRTGEVLDYEVGEKAVAVRPVSGGGTARVELPSDERSQRALSDDEVRTLVEVGADIEALFGQPQDIEWCFADGHLYVLQSRPITSLFPVPSPAPTDDRLHVYYSVGHAQALPEAMPPLVRDVWLSYAQSSLAAFGLESDEPWGVEAGGRVYADITRALRIDALRDDVPRFLGAVSEPMSVALDDLLARRGDEFRTERSRRESVASLPRTAKSALTGVRRGFPLIRLMVSGFFGAFVGEPNPPSYEEALWTVWGVETVEEIQHTEPLRDRVREPFDLFASVDRFGSLPRIGPLYAALVVDSWLRHRFSAVAADDVNAVGRGFPNELVTRLNLGLGDLADLAREHPAVADALREGASLDDLRRYEGGDAFRDAFDDYLREFGHRATGEIDLSRPRWREDPSGLLATVRANLEHGESGEHREHLREMQAEAERAAERLEDRVDHGILGPVRRRILRQLLRTYRGYIQTREYPKQGTAYMFTAWREVLLEAGESLVADGQLDEADDVWFLRRDELFAALAGESLSVDIDARRATFERHAAMDAPPILTSEGEAPTPTVARDDVPAGALVGTGVSGGVVEGVARVVRDPTVETIERGEILVAPSADPGWTPLFLNAAGMVVEVGGRMSHGALVAREYGIPAVVSVPRATRTVQTGQRIRVDGTRGIVEFVD; encoded by the coding sequence ATGAACGAGTTCGAAGGCGATCGGAGCAGTAGCATATACGTTACCAGATTGACAGACTCCGAAGCGACCGACCGCGCGCTCGTCGGTGGCAAGGCCGCGAACGTCGCCCGACTCGTCACCGCCGGGTTCACGGTGCCCGACGGGTTCTGCGTGACGACCGAGACGTATCGCGAGCTAGTGGACGACGAGGCGATACGGGCGTCGATTCGGGCGCTATCGCACGTCGACCCGACGAACGCGACTGCGCTCGCTGACGCGGCGACGACCCTGCGAACACAGATTCGAGCGCAACAGTTCTCTCCGACGGTCCGGGACGCTATCGAGCGAGCGGCGGCGGAGACTGCCAACGGAGTCGGTGAGGCGTTCGCGGTCCGGTCGAGCGCGACGGCCGAGGACCTCCCCGACGCCTCGTTCGCCGGGCAGCAGGAGACGTACCTCAACGTCCGGGGGAGAAACGAACTCGTCGACCGAGTCCGCGACTGCGTAGCGAGTCTGTTCACCGACCGCGCCATCGCCTACCGCGCGAAAAACGAGATCGCACACGAGGGCGTCTCCATCGCCGTCGTCGTCCAGCGAATGGTCGACGCCGACGTCTCCGGCGTCCTGTTCACCGCCGACCCGGAGACGGGGAACCGCCGGGTCGCCGCCATCGAAGCCGGCGTGGGTCTCGGCGAGGCGCTGGTGTCGGGCGAGGTGACCGCCGACGCCGTTCGAGTCGACAGACGGACCGGAGAAGTTCTCGACTACGAAGTCGGCGAGAAAGCGGTCGCAGTCCGACCGGTCTCCGGCGGCGGAACGGCGCGCGTCGAACTCCCGTCCGACGAACGGAGCCAGCGTGCGCTCTCCGACGACGAGGTGCGGACGCTCGTCGAGGTCGGCGCCGACATCGAGGCGCTGTTCGGACAGCCACAGGATATCGAGTGGTGCTTCGCCGACGGCCACCTGTACGTCCTCCAGTCGCGACCCATCACCTCGCTGTTTCCGGTGCCGTCGCCCGCACCGACCGACGACCGTCTCCACGTCTACTACAGCGTCGGCCACGCGCAGGCGTTGCCCGAGGCGATGCCGCCGCTTGTCAGAGACGTGTGGCTGTCGTACGCGCAGTCGTCGCTCGCGGCGTTCGGCCTCGAGTCCGACGAACCGTGGGGCGTCGAAGCCGGTGGGCGCGTCTACGCAGATATCACGCGGGCGCTCCGCATCGATGCGCTCCGCGACGACGTTCCCCGATTTCTCGGCGCGGTGAGTGAGCCGATGTCGGTCGCGCTCGACGACCTACTGGCGCGCCGCGGTGACGAGTTCCGGACCGAACGGTCGCGGCGAGAGTCGGTCGCGTCTCTCCCTCGTACCGCAAAGAGCGCACTCACGGGCGTTCGACGAGGGTTCCCCTTGATCCGACTCATGGTGTCCGGCTTCTTCGGCGCGTTCGTCGGCGAACCGAACCCGCCGAGCTACGAGGAGGCGCTGTGGACCGTCTGGGGCGTCGAGACGGTCGAGGAGATACAGCACACAGAGCCCCTCAGAGACCGAGTTCGCGAACCGTTCGACCTCTTCGCTTCGGTCGACCGCTTCGGGTCGCTCCCGCGAATCGGCCCACTGTACGCGGCGCTCGTCGTCGACAGTTGGCTTCGGCATCGGTTCTCAGCCGTCGCTGCCGACGACGTGAACGCCGTCGGTCGAGGGTTTCCGAACGAACTGGTGACGCGACTCAATCTCGGCCTCGGCGACCTCGCGGACCTCGCGCGCGAGCACCCCGCTGTCGCCGACGCGCTCCGGGAGGGTGCGTCGCTCGACGACCTTCGACGGTACGAGGGCGGCGACGCGTTCCGAGACGCGTTCGACGACTACCTTCGCGAGTTCGGTCACCGCGCGACCGGCGAGATAGATCTCAGCCGACCGCGGTGGCGCGAGGACCCGTCCGGACTCCTCGCGACGGTTCGAGCGAACCTCGAACACGGCGAGAGCGGCGAACACCGCGAGCATCTCCGAGAGATGCAGGCCGAGGCCGAGCGCGCGGCCGAGCGACTCGAAGACCGGGTCGATCACGGGATTTTGGGTCCGGTTCGCAGACGAATCCTCAGGCAGCTACTCCGGACCTACCGCGGCTACATCCAGACGCGGGAGTATCCGAAGCAGGGGACCGCGTACATGTTCACGGCGTGGCGCGAGGTGCTTCTCGAAGCGGGCGAGTCGCTCGTCGCCGACGGACAGTTAGACGAAGCCGACGACGTCTGGTTCCTCCGGCGGGACGAACTGTTCGCCGCCTTGGCGGGCGAGTCGCTCTCGGTCGACATCGACGCCCGGCGCGCGACGTTCGAGCGACACGCGGCGATGGACGCGCCGCCGATTCTGACCAGCGAGGGCGAAGCACCCACTCCCACCGTCGCCCGCGACGACGTTCCGGCGGGCGCACTCGTCGGGACGGGCGTCTCCGGGGGCGTCGTCGAGGGCGTCGCCCGCGTCGTCCGCGACCCGACCGTCGAGACCATCGAGCGGGGAGAGATTCTCGTCGCCCCCTCCGCGGACCCCGGGTGGACGCCGCTGTTTCTCAACGCGGCGGGGATGGTCGTCGAAGTCGGCGGCCGGATGAGCCACGGCGCGCTCGTCGCCCGCGAGTACGGTATCCCCGCGGTGGTGTCGGTGCCGCGTGCGACTCGGACCGTGCAAACGGGCCAGCGAATCCGCGTGGACGGGACGCGAGGAATCGTCGAGTTCGTCGACTGA